One genomic region from Rosa rugosa chromosome 1, drRosRugo1.1, whole genome shotgun sequence encodes:
- the LOC133724727 gene encoding probable LRR receptor-like serine/threonine-protein kinase At3g47570 translates to MAAQTNLNITTDRSALLALKAHSNQNMIFTNWSTTTPVCNWVGVICGARHHRVVELNVSYFGLAGTIPPELGNLSFLVDLDIQNNSFQGTLPHELARLHRLKFINLGYNKFMGVIPSWFGSLSKLQGFRLFGNQFSGSIPAIIFNLSALQEIDLSYNQLSGRIPREIRNLTTLKAIYLDNNNFKEIPSEIGTLNQLEKLFVQENALKQPIPMSVFNMSSLTIVSFYGNKLSGRIPDNICQHLPNIQVLNLGVNQFEGPLPSKLWQCKQLLTLGLRDNRFSGSIPKEIGNLTRIKLISLVINSLTGIHNLNCIYLIIIIFITCS, encoded by the exons ATGGCGGCACAAACCAACCTTAACATCACCACAGACCGGTCTGCTCTTCTTGCTCTCAAAGCCCATAGCAATCAAAACATGATCTTTACCAATTGGTCAACCACCACCCCTGTTTGCAACTGGGTTGGCGTCATTTGTGGTGCACGCCATCATCGAGTCGTAGAGTTGAACGTCTCTTACTTTGGTCTCGCGGGCACCATTCCTCCTGAGCTAGGCAACTTATCATTCCTTGTTGATCTGGACATCCAAAATAACAGTTTCCAGGGTACCTTGCCTCACGAGTTGGCTCGCCTGCACCGGTTGAAGTTCATTAACTTGGGATACAACAAGTTTATGGGAGTGATACCATCATGGTTTGGGTCCTTGTCCAAACTTCAAGGTTTCAGGTTGTTTGGTAATCAATTTTCAGGTTCGATACCGGCTATCATCTTCAACTTATCTGCTTTGCAAGAAATTGATCTAAGTTATAACCAACTCTCAG GTAGAATCCCCAGAGAAATCAGGAACCTAACAACGTTGAAGGCAATCTACCTTGATAATAATAATTTTAAAG aaattccAAGTGAGATCGGCACTTTGAATCAGCTTGAAAAGTTGTTTGTGCAAGAAAATGCCTTAAAACAGCCTATTCCTATGAGTGTCTTCAATATGTCATCTTTGACTATTGTAAGTTTCTATGGAAACAAGTTGAGTGGTAGAATTCCTGACAATATATGTCAACATCTTCCAAATATTCAAGTGTTGAATTTGGGTGTGAATCAGTTTGAGGGTCCACTTCCATCCAAGTTATGGCAAtgcaaacaacttcttactttGGGGTTGAGGGATAACAGATTTAGTGGAAGCATACCCAAAGAAATTGGGAACTTAACTCGGATAAAGTTGATTAGCCTTGTCATCAACAGCTTGACAGGTATTCATAATCTCAATTGCATATATTTAATTATCATTATTTTTATAACTTGTTCATAG